Proteins co-encoded in one Sulfurimonas sp. HSL1-2 genomic window:
- a CDS encoding CPBP family glutamic-type intramembrane protease: MKTTLFLETLLLYFALPLLIITGLLPKFAVMPLLWLGMFYALFVLRKNADAHLRWHINGSDLLRVFARFVLLGTLLGIAVWAVFPELLFAFPLERPGLWLLIILLYPLLSALAQEIIFRAFFAYRFERLIIDQRLLILLNALLFSLVHGVFGNPVALLLSLFGGLLFMSTYLRARSITMSAIEHALYGNLVFTLGIGGFFYHAG; the protein is encoded by the coding sequence ATGAAAACAACCCTCTTCCTTGAAACGCTGCTGCTTTACTTTGCGCTGCCGCTGCTGATCATCACGGGTTTGCTGCCCAAGTTTGCCGTCATGCCGCTGTTGTGGCTCGGGATGTTCTATGCTTTGTTTGTACTGCGAAAAAATGCTGATGCGCATCTTCGGTGGCATATCAACGGCTCCGATCTTCTAAGGGTATTTGCCCGCTTCGTTCTCCTGGGAACGTTGTTGGGTATAGCGGTCTGGGCCGTTTTCCCCGAACTGCTATTTGCGTTTCCCCTCGAGCGTCCCGGACTCTGGCTGCTGATAATACTCCTCTACCCCCTGCTCTCCGCCCTGGCGCAGGAGATCATCTTCCGGGCATTTTTCGCCTACCGGTTTGAACGCCTCATCATCGACCAGCGGCTGCTTATCCTGCTCAACGCCCTGCTCTTTTCCCTGGTGCATGGTGTCTTCGGAAATCCGGTTGCCCTGCTCCTGAGTTTATTTGGAGGGTTACTGTTTATGAGCACCTATCTGCGTGCCCGTTCCATCACGATGAGCGCAATCGAGCATGCCCTGTACGGCAATCTTGTTTTTACACTGGGTATCGGGGGCTTTTTCTATCATGCCGGCTAA
- the purL gene encoding phosphoribosylformylglycinamidine synthase subunit PurL: MNQPLENINEVLAQHKLSQLDYAHIKEILGREPNLVEIGIFSAMWSEHCSYKSSKKHLSGFPTKAPWVIQGPGENAGVIDIGDGYAAVFKMESHNHPSFIEPYQGAATGVGGIMRDVFTMGARPVASLNALRFGNVHGDDETAHHQRYLVRGVVEGIGGYGNCMGVPTIGGEISFDECYNGNILVNAFNLGVAKADEIFYGRAEGIGNPVIYVGSKTGRDGLGGAVMSSDSFTEESKSLRPTVQVGDPFTEKLLLEACLELFKTDYVIGIQDMGAAGLTSSSFEMAGRSGSGMIMHLDRVPAREEGMMPYEFMLSESQERMLLCAKKGSEQAIIDIFEKWDLDAAVVGEVTDTGRMELFWHGEKCADVPVDPVSEEAPVLDRPTARPAYLDTIKGVSINDFETPSNQEAFEKLMASMEVVDKAWVYEQYDSMVQTNTVKKGGMLDASVVRVKENGRALAMSSDCNVRYCYVDPRNGAAAAVIEAGRNVAMSGARPLAITDCLNYGNPENPEVMWQFAEGCLGIKEACAELNTPVIGGNVSLYNETNGVSVFPTPAIATVGVNDDEKKVLMSSFQKAGNLLYLVGETKSEFGGSLYMKELCNTVAGEMPAIDYKKELALWDLVIEANKQGLLSCAKDLSSGGAAVALGKMAATSGLGCDVTMTVADTRDIFSESMARAIIEVAPENAAAFEAMAGSLAFEKIGTVGGDSVKINDVALALATLDELYFNTFKRVVEQDI; this comes from the coding sequence GTGAACCAACCACTTGAAAACATCAATGAGGTTTTGGCCCAACACAAACTCTCCCAGCTTGATTATGCCCATATCAAAGAGATTCTCGGGCGTGAACCGAACCTGGTTGAAATCGGTATCTTTTCAGCGATGTGGTCGGAGCACTGCAGCTACAAATCCTCCAAAAAACACCTGAGCGGTTTCCCGACAAAGGCCCCGTGGGTCATCCAGGGACCGGGCGAGAACGCCGGGGTTATCGACATCGGCGACGGCTATGCGGCTGTCTTCAAAATGGAGAGCCACAACCACCCCTCCTTTATCGAACCGTACCAGGGTGCCGCAACGGGCGTCGGCGGGATCATGCGCGACGTCTTTACGATGGGCGCGCGCCCGGTTGCAAGCCTCAACGCCCTGCGTTTCGGCAATGTTCACGGTGACGATGAAACGGCGCACCATCAGCGCTACCTCGTGCGCGGCGTCGTCGAGGGGATCGGCGGCTACGGCAACTGTATGGGCGTGCCCACGATCGGCGGCGAGATCAGTTTCGACGAGTGCTACAACGGCAATATCCTCGTCAACGCCTTTAACCTCGGCGTCGCAAAGGCCGACGAGATCTTCTACGGCCGCGCGGAGGGGATCGGCAACCCGGTCATCTACGTCGGCTCCAAAACGGGCCGCGACGGCCTCGGCGGGGCGGTCATGAGCTCCGACTCCTTTACGGAGGAGTCAAAGTCGCTGCGCCCGACGGTCCAGGTCGGCGACCCCTTCACGGAGAAGCTGCTGCTCGAAGCGTGTCTTGAGCTTTTCAAAACCGACTACGTCATCGGTATCCAGGATATGGGTGCGGCGGGACTGACGTCGAGCTCGTTCGAAATGGCAGGCCGTTCCGGTTCGGGGATGATCATGCACCTCGACCGTGTCCCGGCGCGCGAAGAGGGGATGATGCCGTACGAATTCATGCTTTCCGAATCCCAGGAGCGGATGCTGCTCTGCGCGAAAAAGGGAAGTGAACAGGCGATCATCGACATCTTCGAGAAGTGGGACCTCGATGCCGCCGTCGTCGGCGAAGTCACCGACACGGGCCGTATGGAACTCTTCTGGCACGGCGAGAAGTGTGCCGACGTCCCGGTCGACCCGGTCTCCGAAGAGGCCCCGGTCCTCGACCGCCCGACGGCGCGTCCGGCGTATCTTGACACGATCAAAGGTGTCTCCATCAACGATTTCGAAACACCGTCCAACCAGGAGGCGTTCGAAAAACTGATGGCATCCATGGAGGTCGTCGACAAGGCGTGGGTCTACGAACAGTACGACTCCATGGTCCAGACAAACACCGTCAAAAAAGGTGGGATGCTCGACGCCTCTGTCGTCCGTGTTAAAGAGAACGGCCGCGCCCTGGCGATGAGCTCGGACTGTAATGTCCGCTACTGCTACGTCGATCCGAGAAACGGCGCGGCAGCCGCCGTTATCGAAGCGGGCCGCAACGTCGCGATGAGCGGTGCGCGTCCGCTGGCGATTACCGACTGTCTGAACTACGGCAACCCGGAGAACCCGGAAGTGATGTGGCAGTTTGCTGAAGGGTGCCTGGGGATCAAAGAGGCATGTGCCGAACTCAACACCCCGGTCATCGGCGGTAACGTGTCGCTTTACAATGAAACGAACGGCGTTTCCGTTTTCCCGACCCCGGCGATCGCGACCGTCGGCGTTAACGACGACGAGAAGAAGGTCCTGATGTCTTCTTTCCAGAAGGCGGGCAACCTGCTTTACCTCGTCGGCGAGACGAAGAGCGAGTTCGGCGGTTCACTCTATATGAAAGAGCTCTGCAACACCGTTGCGGGCGAGATGCCTGCGATCGACTATAAGAAGGAACTGGCACTCTGGGACCTCGTCATCGAGGCGAACAAGCAGGGCCTGCTCTCCTGCGCGAAAGACCTCAGCTCCGGCGGGGCAGCGGTCGCGCTCGGCAAGATGGCGGCAACAAGCGGCCTGGGCTGTGACGTCACCATGACGGTCGCTGATACCCGCGACATCTTCTCCGAAAGCATGGCCCGCGCAATCATCGAAGTCGCGCCGGAAAACGCGGCGGCCTTCGAAGCGATGGCCGGCAGCCTCGCCTTCGAGAAGATCGGTACGGTCGGCGGCGACAGTGTCAAGATCAACGATGTCGCGCTCGCGCTTGCGACACTGGATGAGCTCTACTTCAATACTTTCAAACGTGTCGTCGAGCAGGATATCTAA
- a CDS encoding OmpA family protein codes for MVEILLVSLVIVVTAFVMEPSGTDVVLLDNNRSQNAIIVTTEGGSVTIDTPYEGTSLESSSKAPSTPETVSDAALTADDADTFAAVPPPPLTLTLYFENNSDELTPKSHRDLNMILPLLRELSPLHVAITGYTDTTGSASYNLALSEKRASALRTLLEQQHVAMRRCQTDGLGEYLLQVQTPDETNEPKNRRVEITIR; via the coding sequence ATGGTCGAAATTCTCCTTGTTTCCCTCGTCATTGTCGTCACCGCCTTTGTCATGGAACCCTCCGGGACGGATGTCGTCCTGCTGGACAACAACAGAAGCCAAAATGCCATCATCGTTACCACCGAAGGCGGAAGCGTGACCATTGATACACCCTACGAGGGGACCAGTCTGGAGAGCAGCTCCAAAGCTCCCAGCACGCCTGAAACGGTTTCGGATGCTGCACTGACCGCCGACGATGCCGACACCTTCGCCGCGGTCCCCCCTCCACCGTTGACCCTCACCCTCTATTTCGAAAACAACAGCGACGAGCTTACCCCGAAATCGCACCGTGATCTCAACATGATCCTTCCGCTGCTTCGGGAGTTGAGTCCCCTCCACGTTGCCATCACGGGGTACACCGACACGACGGGGAGTGCGTCTTACAATCTTGCCCTCTCCGAAAAACGGGCATCGGCACTCAGAACACTCCTTGAACAACAACATGTCGCGATGCGCCGATGCCAGACCGACGGTCTGGGGGAGTACCTTCTCCAAGTGCAGACGCCGGATGAGACCAACGAACCGAAAAACCGCCGTGTCGAGATAACGATCCGGTAG
- a CDS encoding CHASE2 domain-containing protein encodes MRKFYVAVAAVTLLFYLAAYRTPLLRQSDNLLYDLYKRAAEATVPLKLGEPATVIVEIDDESLEALGQWPWPRVLTAKLLEKIGTYKPAEIAADVIFPENDRTSPQELIHFYQNYFGLALRIEGLPEQLYNNDTLLADTIGSLPLLLPLYLKNKTDDDTAVCFDKPGYRIDAEGIDTLYTGVGLLCNIPALQAEARSTGFINAHADRDGIFRRMALAMRFRQEPVAALTAAMLLTSGRFPPTMQLIKSPYGLQAVLGDHRIYTDAHANVLLRFYPRNAYRRISAVDLLRGRVDPALIRGKFVLVGATAVGLHDRYTIAPGETLPGIYIHATLLENFMNGDLISQPEILPPLNMLLSFLSAMAALIMFRRRRYLSIIVFFVTVTLFYSAAAVTALTYSLYIAPGYFLTPLAVSFLITAFSIAVIGYTQRKQFYEQLSHSHQAALDSMALVAETRDTETGAHIIRTKNYVKLLAMAMARKGAYNETLNEGYIEQLFHTAPLHDIGKVGIPDHILKKPGALTPEEFETMKLHTVYGKEMLDNAINSYRDNEMLRVARNIAYGHHEKWDGSGYPQGLSGEAIPLEARLMALADVYDALISRRYYKEPFSFEKTEAIIVEGRGIHFDPQIVDVFVALKEEFRRIAQQHR; translated from the coding sequence ATGCGAAAATTCTATGTGGCAGTCGCGGCGGTGACACTCCTCTTCTACCTCGCCGCCTACCGCACCCCCCTGCTCCGGCAAAGCGATAATCTCCTCTATGATCTCTATAAACGGGCCGCCGAAGCGACCGTTCCGCTCAAGCTCGGCGAACCGGCAACAGTGATCGTCGAGATCGACGACGAGAGCCTCGAAGCACTGGGGCAGTGGCCATGGCCCAGGGTCCTGACAGCCAAACTGCTTGAGAAGATCGGCACCTATAAGCCCGCGGAAATTGCGGCAGACGTTATCTTCCCTGAAAATGACCGCACGTCGCCGCAGGAGCTGATACACTTCTACCAAAACTATTTCGGTCTCGCCCTTCGCATCGAGGGGCTCCCGGAGCAGCTCTACAACAATGACACGCTGCTGGCCGACACGATCGGGAGCCTGCCGCTGCTGCTCCCGCTCTATCTGAAAAACAAGACCGACGATGATACGGCGGTCTGTTTCGACAAGCCCGGGTACCGCATCGATGCCGAAGGGATCGATACCCTTTACACCGGTGTCGGACTGCTGTGCAATATCCCCGCACTGCAGGCAGAGGCACGCTCAACCGGTTTTATTAATGCCCATGCGGACCGCGACGGTATTTTCCGCCGGATGGCACTGGCGATGCGCTTTCGGCAGGAGCCCGTTGCCGCGCTCACCGCGGCCATGCTCCTCACATCGGGCCGCTTTCCGCCTACAATGCAGCTGATAAAGAGCCCTTACGGCCTCCAGGCGGTGCTCGGCGACCACCGCATCTACACCGACGCCCACGCCAACGTTCTGCTCCGCTTCTACCCCCGTAACGCCTATCGCCGTATCTCCGCCGTCGACCTCCTCCGAGGCAGGGTGGATCCCGCCCTGATCCGGGGGAAATTCGTACTCGTCGGTGCCACAGCCGTAGGGCTGCATGACCGTTATACGATAGCGCCCGGCGAGACGCTGCCCGGTATCTATATACACGCAACGCTCCTCGAGAACTTCATGAACGGCGACCTCATCTCCCAACCGGAAATCTTGCCGCCGCTTAACATGCTCCTCTCATTTCTGAGTGCCATGGCAGCGCTGATCATGTTCCGGCGCAGGCGCTACCTCTCCATTATAGTCTTCTTCGTTACCGTGACACTCTTCTACAGTGCCGCCGCCGTCACGGCATTGACCTATTCCCTCTATATCGCGCCGGGCTATTTCCTGACCCCGCTGGCCGTCAGTTTCCTTATCACCGCCTTCTCTATCGCCGTCATAGGCTACACCCAGCGCAAACAGTTCTACGAACAGCTGAGCCACTCCCACCAGGCGGCCCTCGATAGCATGGCCCTCGTCGCAGAAACCCGCGATACGGAGACGGGGGCCCACATTATCCGGACCAAGAATTACGTCAAACTTCTTGCGATGGCGATGGCGCGGAAGGGGGCTTATAATGAAACGCTCAATGAGGGCTATATCGAACAGCTCTTCCATACCGCGCCGCTGCACGACATCGGCAAAGTCGGCATTCCCGACCATATCCTCAAAAAGCCAGGTGCACTCACGCCCGAAGAGTTCGAAACCATGAAACTGCACACGGTCTACGGCAAGGAGATGCTCGACAATGCCATCAACAGCTACCGCGACAACGAGATGCTCCGTGTCGCACGCAACATTGCCTACGGCCACCACGAAAAGTGGGACGGAAGCGGCTATCCCCAGGGGCTCTCGGGAGAAGCGATCCCCCTCGAAGCGCGCCTGATGGCCCTGGCCGACGTCTATGATGCCCTCATCAGCCGGCGCTACTACAAAGAGCCCTTCTCATTCGAAAAGACGGAGGCGATCATTGTCGAGGGGCGTGGTATCCATTTCGACCCGCAGATCGTCGATGTCTTTGTCGCGCTCAAAGAGGAGTTCCGCCGTATCGCGCAGCAGCACCGTTAA
- the greA gene encoding transcription elongation factor GreA has translation MRVEPMTPEGYDLLVREFKYLKEVEKPRVNHEKQVAAELGDRSENAEYHAAKEKLRHIDKRLFYLNGMIEKARVIDPSGLDHSRVHFGATVTLERVEDGEEERYTICGVLESEPEIGLISVHAPLARAVMGKEEGDELRVRLPAGQRVYEVLAIEYIPLFSLKKQIRSEADFRFA, from the coding sequence ATGCGGGTCGAACCGATGACCCCCGAAGGGTATGACCTTCTCGTCCGGGAGTTCAAATACCTCAAAGAGGTCGAAAAACCCAGGGTCAACCATGAAAAACAGGTGGCGGCAGAGCTCGGGGACCGCAGTGAAAACGCGGAGTACCACGCTGCAAAGGAGAAGCTCAGGCATATCGACAAGCGCCTCTTCTACCTCAACGGCATGATCGAAAAAGCCCGGGTGATTGATCCCTCCGGACTCGACCACAGCCGGGTGCATTTCGGCGCGACAGTCACCCTCGAGCGGGTCGAAGACGGCGAAGAGGAGCGTTATACGATCTGCGGGGTGCTCGAGAGCGAACCCGAGATCGGTCTGATTTCCGTGCATGCGCCCCTCGCCCGGGCCGTGATGGGCAAGGAGGAGGGCGACGAGCTCCGTGTCCGGCTCCCCGCGGGCCAACGCGTCTACGAGGTACTCGCCATCGAGTATATTCCGCTCTTTTCGCTGAAAAAGCAGATCCGCAGCGAAGCGGATTTCCGCTTCGCCTAA
- a CDS encoding valine--tRNA ligase, with translation MSKKSYDPSSVESAFYPIWEERGYFEIDGNRAIQKEGKNFAIMMPPPNVTGRLHIGHSLTFTLQDIIVRYKRMDGYKTLWQPGTDHAGIATQNVVEKQLLEEGTTKEELGREKFLERVWAWKEESGGIMVGQLRKMGVSPAWSRERFTMDEGLKSAVKEAFVNLYDKGLIVRGNYMVNWCTHDGALSDIEVEYEEHNGHFYHVRYPYADGSGHIVVATTRPETYFGDTAVMVHPDDERYKALIGKKLKLPLIDREIPIIADEHVDMEFGTGMVKVTPAHDPNDYEVGKRHDLEFITVFDEKGILNDFAGEFKGLERLEAREVIVKRLEEEGFVEKIEDHVHQVGHCYRCKNVVEPYISKQWFVRAETARGSIEKVNDGLVKFFPQHWINSYNAWMNDLRDWCISRQLWWGHRIPVFYCNDCGHEWATQQEEPEACPHCSSKNIVQDPDVLDTWFSSALWPFSTLGWGNGDPVMDKLFESDDLKNFYPNSLLITGFDILFFWVARMMLMGETFMGKLPFEHIYLHALVRDEHGQKMSKSKGNVIDPLDMVEKYSADALRFTLAVLAVQGRDIRLSEEKLELSRNFTNKLYNAAKFLQMNVETFDDLENITVTTDLGRYMQSRFNAAVVETRGFLDEYRFNDAATVLYRFLWNEFCDWGIELSKVSKESVPELGAIFKASMKLLHPFMPFMTEYLYHELSGTSLENGDSIMISRYPIAGERDMQIEAMFDVIMDAIVTVRRAKTLIDMGNQKIEEAYVKTDAVTSDAMDAYICRLGKVEKVGFVSDKMENAVSDVGEKVEVFIPTGSIDLAPIIDRLEKQNAKLEKEIAKLAGMLNNERFVANAPEEVVATNREALVDAQNKQRKILDQLESLQGA, from the coding sequence ATGTCAAAAAAAAGCTACGATCCTTCATCCGTCGAGTCGGCGTTCTACCCTATCTGGGAAGAACGCGGCTATTTTGAGATCGACGGGAACAGAGCCATCCAGAAAGAGGGCAAGAACTTCGCCATCATGATGCCGCCGCCGAATGTCACCGGGCGTCTGCACATCGGCCACTCCCTCACTTTCACCCTCCAGGACATCATCGTCCGCTACAAACGGATGGACGGCTACAAGACGTTGTGGCAGCCGGGCACGGACCACGCGGGGATCGCGACGCAGAACGTCGTCGAGAAGCAGCTGCTTGAAGAGGGAACGACCAAAGAGGAACTCGGGCGCGAGAAGTTCCTGGAACGCGTCTGGGCCTGGAAGGAGGAGTCCGGCGGGATCATGGTCGGCCAGCTGCGCAAGATGGGCGTCTCCCCCGCTTGGAGCCGTGAGCGCTTCACCATGGACGAGGGGCTCAAATCCGCCGTCAAGGAAGCCTTCGTCAACCTCTATGACAAAGGGTTGATCGTCCGCGGAAACTACATGGTCAACTGGTGTACCCATGACGGTGCCCTCTCCGACATCGAGGTCGAGTATGAAGAGCACAACGGCCACTTCTACCACGTCCGCTACCCCTACGCGGACGGCAGCGGACACATCGTCGTCGCCACGACCCGCCCGGAGACCTACTTCGGCGATACCGCCGTCATGGTCCACCCGGACGACGAGCGCTACAAAGCCCTTATCGGCAAGAAGCTCAAACTGCCGCTGATCGACCGCGAAATCCCAATTATCGCCGACGAGCACGTCGACATGGAGTTCGGAACCGGGATGGTCAAGGTCACCCCGGCACATGACCCGAACGACTACGAGGTCGGCAAGCGCCACGACCTCGAATTCATCACCGTCTTCGACGAGAAGGGGATCCTCAACGATTTCGCCGGCGAGTTCAAAGGGCTCGAACGCCTCGAAGCGCGCGAGGTCATCGTCAAGCGCCTCGAGGAGGAAGGCTTCGTCGAGAAGATCGAAGACCACGTCCACCAGGTCGGCCACTGCTACCGCTGTAAAAACGTCGTCGAACCCTACATCTCCAAGCAGTGGTTCGTCCGCGCCGAAACGGCCCGCGGCAGCATCGAGAAAGTCAACGACGGCCTCGTCAAGTTCTTCCCGCAGCACTGGATCAACAGCTACAATGCCTGGATGAACGACCTGCGCGACTGGTGTATCTCCCGCCAGCTCTGGTGGGGCCACCGCATCCCGGTCTTCTACTGTAACGACTGCGGCCACGAGTGGGCGACGCAGCAGGAGGAACCGGAAGCGTGTCCGCACTGTTCCTCCAAGAACATCGTCCAGGACCCCGACGTCCTCGACACCTGGTTCTCCTCGGCGCTCTGGCCCTTCTCGACCCTGGGCTGGGGCAACGGCGATCCGGTCATGGACAAGCTGTTCGAGAGCGACGATCTCAAGAACTTCTACCCGAACAGCCTGCTGATCACCGGTTTCGACATCCTCTTCTTCTGGGTCGCGCGGATGATGCTCATGGGCGAGACCTTCATGGGCAAACTCCCCTTCGAACACATCTACCTGCATGCGCTGGTACGCGACGAACACGGCCAGAAGATGTCCAAGTCCAAGGGCAACGTCATCGACCCGCTTGATATGGTCGAAAAATACAGCGCCGATGCCCTGCGCTTTACCCTGGCCGTCCTCGCCGTCCAGGGGCGCGACATCCGTCTCAGCGAAGAGAAACTTGAACTGAGCCGCAACTTCACCAACAAGCTCTACAACGCGGCGAAGTTCCTCCAGATGAACGTCGAGACCTTCGACGACCTGGAAAACATCACGGTCACAACGGATCTCGGACGCTATATGCAGAGCCGTTTCAACGCCGCCGTCGTCGAAACCCGCGGGTTCCTCGACGAGTACCGCTTCAACGACGCGGCCACGGTCCTCTACCGTTTCCTGTGGAACGAGTTCTGCGACTGGGGCATCGAGCTTTCCAAGGTCAGCAAGGAGAGCGTGCCGGAACTCGGCGCCATCTTCAAAGCATCCATGAAGCTGTTGCACCCGTTCATGCCGTTCATGACCGAGTACCTCTACCACGAGCTCTCCGGCACGTCGCTTGAAAACGGCGACTCCATCATGATCAGCCGCTACCCCATTGCTGGCGAACGCGATATGCAAATCGAGGCGATGTTCGACGTCATCATGGATGCCATCGTCACCGTCCGCCGCGCGAAGACCCTCATCGATATGGGCAACCAGAAGATCGAAGAGGCCTACGTCAAAACGGATGCCGTCACATCCGACGCGATGGATGCCTACATCTGCCGCCTCGGAAAAGTCGAGAAGGTCGGTTTCGTTTCCGATAAGATGGAAAATGCCGTCAGTGACGTCGGGGAGAAGGTCGAGGTCTTCATCCCGACCGGCTCCATCGACCTCGCGCCGATCATCGACCGGCTGGAGAAGCAGAACGCGAAGCTGGAAAAAGAGATCGCCAAACTGGCGGGGATGCTCAATAACGAGCGCTTCGTCGCCAACGCACCCGAAGAGGTCGTCGCCACCAACCGCGAAGCCCTCGTTGACGCCCAGAACAAACAGCGCAAGATCCTCGACCAGCTCGAGAGTCTGCAGGGAGCCTGA
- a CDS encoding SulP family inorganic anion transporter — MFNLQNYRTDNIKNDVLSGLVVAVALVPEAIAFAFIAEVSPIVGLYTAFILGLITALIGGKPGMISGATGSVAVVLIGLTLEVSGLLRSQGLGGEELAWGVLQYVTLAALLTGAIQILFGVFKMGKFIRLVPQPAMYGFVNGLAIVIATAQFKFFEGEGVIMYALVAITMLIMFVLPRYTKAVPAGLVAIVALTLVAYLFGLQTGTVGDMANLSAFKGQLPSFHIPDFILDPGAILVVLPYAVIMALVGLIESLLTLAVLDEMSGTRGSGNQECIALGTGNMTCGLFGGMPGCAMIGQSIINYTSGGLGRLSGVTAAVGLMVLVASLTDVLNVIPIAVLVGIMFMVSIGTFEWSSFSHIRHMPRSDAFVMVAVTLITIVEDLAIAVISGVIISALVFAWKHARIYAKSQVEADGTKVYELDGPLFFGSTASFFDAFTIDRDPPRVVIDFRNARVMDASGVEAIDTITRKYEDANKQLTLRHLSEDCKKLLKAAGPHCTYEVNDPTYKVAVNV, encoded by the coding sequence ATGTTCAACCTCCAGAACTACCGTACCGATAACATCAAGAACGACGTCCTCTCGGGGCTCGTCGTCGCCGTCGCCCTTGTGCCCGAAGCGATCGCCTTCGCCTTCATCGCCGAAGTGAGCCCCATCGTTGGTCTCTACACCGCCTTTATCCTCGGCCTCATCACGGCGCTCATCGGCGGCAAACCCGGGATGATCAGCGGGGCGACCGGCTCCGTTGCCGTCGTCCTTATCGGCCTGACCCTGGAGGTCTCCGGATTGCTTCGTTCGCAGGGGCTCGGCGGGGAGGAACTCGCCTGGGGCGTCCTGCAGTACGTCACTCTCGCCGCCCTGCTGACCGGCGCGATCCAGATCCTTTTCGGCGTCTTCAAGATGGGTAAGTTCATCCGCCTCGTCCCCCAGCCGGCAATGTACGGCTTTGTCAACGGTCTGGCCATCGTCATCGCAACGGCGCAGTTCAAGTTCTTTGAGGGTGAAGGCGTCATCATGTACGCCCTCGTAGCGATCACGATGTTGATCATGTTCGTCCTGCCGCGCTACACCAAAGCAGTCCCGGCCGGCCTCGTCGCCATCGTTGCGCTCACCCTCGTCGCCTACCTTTTCGGCCTCCAGACCGGTACCGTCGGCGACATGGCGAACCTTTCCGCGTTCAAAGGTCAGCTGCCCTCTTTCCACATTCCGGACTTCATCCTCGACCCGGGCGCCATCCTCGTCGTCCTCCCCTATGCGGTCATCATGGCCCTTGTCGGCCTGATCGAGTCCCTGCTGACCCTGGCTGTCCTTGACGAGATGAGCGGCACCCGCGGCAGCGGCAACCAGGAGTGTATCGCGCTGGGGACCGGGAATATGACCTGCGGACTCTTCGGCGGGATGCCGGGGTGTGCGATGATCGGCCAGTCCATCATCAACTACACCTCCGGCGGCCTCGGCCGCCTCTCCGGCGTCACCGCCGCCGTCGGGCTGATGGTGCTCGTCGCGTCGCTAACCGACGTGCTCAACGTTATCCCGATCGCCGTGCTGGTCGGTATCATGTTCATGGTCAGCATCGGCACCTTCGAATGGAGCAGTTTCAGCCATATCCGGCACATGCCGCGCTCCGACGCCTTTGTCATGGTCGCCGTCACGTTGATCACCATCGTGGAGGACCTGGCCATCGCCGTCATCTCCGGCGTCATCATCTCCGCCCTCGTCTTTGCCTGGAAACACGCACGTATCTATGCCAAAAGCCAGGTCGAAGCGGACGGCACGAAGGTGTATGAGCTTGACGGCCCCCTCTTCTTCGGTTCGACGGCAAGCTTCTTCGACGCCTTCACGATCGACCGGGACCCGCCGCGCGTCGTCATCGACTTCCGCAACGCCCGGGTCATGGACGCCTCCGGTGTCGAAGCGATCGATACGATCACCCGCAAGTACGAGGATGCCAACAAGCAGCTTACCCTGCGGCACCTCAGCGAAGACTGCAAGAAGCTTCTCAAGGCCGCCGGCCCCCACTGCACCTATGAGGTCAACGACCCCACATACAAGGTCGCGGTCAACGTATGA
- a CDS encoding FecR family protein yields MKRLLLLCLMSLQLWSAEAVAVLDSQKNEVGIRRGGDVITPKDSGAELYPGDILFTGKEGALSILFNDGSTVALGHKSVLKIDDYLFEPSQKAYRFDLSLSEGSAIVETGKIGKLSPESVTFRVPEGTIGVRGTRFFVKVH; encoded by the coding sequence ATGAAACGCCTCCTCCTTTTGTGCCTGATGAGTCTCCAGCTGTGGTCCGCCGAGGCCGTTGCCGTACTCGACAGCCAGAAAAACGAGGTCGGTATCCGCCGGGGAGGCGACGTCATCACCCCGAAAGACAGCGGTGCGGAGCTCTACCCAGGCGATATCCTTTTTACCGGGAAAGAGGGGGCGCTTAGCATCCTTTTCAACGACGGGAGCACGGTCGCGCTCGGGCACAAGAGTGTGCTGAAAATCGACGACTATCTCTTTGAACCGAGCCAAAAAGCCTACCGCTTCGACCTCTCCTTGAGCGAAGGAAGCGCGATCGTCGAGACCGGCAAGATCGGTAAGCTCTCCCCTGAATCCGTCACCTTCAGAGTCCCAGAGGGCACCATTGGGGTGCGGGGCACCCGCTTTTTCGTAAAGGTACATTGA
- a CDS encoding DUF2905 domain-containing protein translates to MIAKWLIIAGIMLVVVGLLLYFMPGLFGWFGRLPGDIRVENEHARLFIPITSMIVVSIILSLLMYLFRH, encoded by the coding sequence ATGATCGCAAAATGGCTGATCATTGCCGGCATTATGCTGGTCGTCGTCGGCCTCCTGCTGTATTTCATGCCCGGCCTGTTCGGCTGGTTCGGCAGACTCCCCGGCGACATCCGCGTCGAAAACGAACACGCCCGTCTCTTTATCCCCATCACCTCAATGATTGTTGTCAGTATCATACTCTCACTGCTGATGTATCTCTTCAGACATTAA